The following is a genomic window from Verrucosispora sp. WMMD573.
CGGGGGTGATGGGAGGACGGGGGAGGGGGTTCCGGAACTGGGGCGGAAGCGGTCTGTGACGCGGGTCCGGCCGGTGCTGGAACCGGCCGCGGAACTCGACGACGCGGAGTTGCGCGGCGCCCTGGAGGCGATCCTGCTGGTGGTCGACGAACCGGTGAGCGAACTGGTCCTCGCCCAGGTGCTGGAGCAGCCCGCCGAGCGGATCGGCCCGATGCTGGACGAGATCGCCGCCAGCTTCACCGCCGCCGGCCACGGATTCGAGCTGCGCCGGGCAGCGGGCGGGTGGCGGCTGTACACCCGACCGGAATATGCCACCTACGTCGAGCGGTTCATCCTCGACGGGCAGTCGGTCCGGCTGACCCAGGCCGCGCTGGAGACCCTGGCCGTGGTGGCGTACAAGCAGCCGGTGACCCGGTCGCGCATCTCGGCCATCCGCGGTGTCAACTGCGACGGGGTGATCCGTACCCTGGTCTCTCGCGGCCTGGTCGAGGAGTGCGGCACCGAGTCCGACAGCGGGGCCTACCTGTACCGGACGAGCACCCTGTTCCTGGAGAAGCTCGGCCTGAACAGCCTCGACGACCTGCCGCCCCTGGCCCCCTTCCTCCCCGACGACGTAGAAGAGCTTGCCGATGCCGCGCGATGACCGCACCCCCCGCCCCGACGCCCCCGTCTACACCGGCCCGGAACGCCTCCAGAAGGTGCTCGCCGCCGCCGGTGTCG
Proteins encoded in this region:
- the scpB gene encoding SMC-Scp complex subunit ScpB; amino-acid sequence: MSNEERPDSLAEQAAAWIPPWQRPAPAPPEDSAPSTDPAPSTPPASPTDPAPSTPPASPADPAAAPTTAASVAVGEAADLGAQVPLQGPLPSKIELVEGRAGGGGGGDGRTGEGVPELGRKRSVTRVRPVLEPAAELDDAELRGALEAILLVVDEPVSELVLAQVLEQPAERIGPMLDEIAASFTAAGHGFELRRAAGGWRLYTRPEYATYVERFILDGQSVRLTQAALETLAVVAYKQPVTRSRISAIRGVNCDGVIRTLVSRGLVEECGTESDSGAYLYRTSTLFLEKLGLNSLDDLPPLAPFLPDDVEELADAAR